In Colletotrichum higginsianum IMI 349063 chromosome 3, whole genome shotgun sequence, a genomic segment contains:
- a CDS encoding WD repeat domain-containing protein, which translates to MSSFFTIPGANKKRKRTDAPAAPKKRIAASKTSGRAPPKSSVAAKGSSGGKGKKSSATAALASKKRNERDDDDESISGSDSDDEGIASAAEESDNGSSEDEDGVAGETAAERRLRLAERYLENVKQQVDDVGFDAAEIDRDMINERLQEDVAESKGKVYRALVDDLAFDRATSSFFRNNTETFTSVAVNAPYAYTTTKDMYLHKWRIQDLPQHQFPQTTKKKPKKPPAPPRKKPELENWLRGNLHNATKKTFQRHVEKILCVAASPDGKYVVTGGEDRRLIIYDAETLKPIRVFTHHRDAVTGLAFRRGTNQLYSCSKDRTVKVWSLDELAYIETLFGHQDEIVDIDALAQERCVSVGARDRTARLWKVAEETQLVFRGGAVDKKSRPDVDPRSLPHEGSMDRVAMIDDELFVTGSDNGSLALWSVTKKKPLHIFPMAHGLEQPLRPDEASADHNPDPKIVPPPQPRWITALKTIPYSDVILSGSWDGCIRVWRLSEDKRKIEVAGVLTSEAEQAASKAAKGKSEDAAGGLKGVINDIAIFERGDRGQDGICVVAAVGKEHRLGRWQMRKGKGKNGGYVFEVPKVLKKPEVNGNNNDASNSESE; encoded by the coding sequence atgtcgtccttcttcacAATCCCCGGCGCCAAtaagaagaggaagaggacagACGCCCCTGCGGCTCCCAAGAAGCGAATTGCCGCCTCCAAAACCTCCGGCAGAGCCCCTCCGAAATCGTCTGTAGCCGCCAaaggcagcagcggcggaAAAGGCAAGAAATCCTCAGCAACGGCAGCACTTGCCTCCAAGAAGCGAAATGAgcgcgacgatgacgacgaatCGATCTCGGGCagcgactcggacgacgaagGCATAGCCTCCGCCGCGGAGGAGAGCGACAATGGCTCAtcggaggacgaggatggtgTCGCGGGCGAGACGGCCGCCGAGCGCCGCCTGCGGCTGGCGGAGCGGTATCTCGAGAACGTCAAGCAGCAGGTGGATGATGTGGGctttgacgccgccgagatcgaccGTGACATGATCAACGAGCGGTTACAAGAGGACGTGGCCGAGTCCAAGGGAAAAGTCTaccgcgccctcgtcgacgacctcgccttCGACCGCGCGACCTCGTCTTTCTTCCGCAACAATACCGAGACCTTCacctccgtcgccgtcaacgcccCCTACGCctacaccaccaccaaggaCATGTACCTGCACAAGTGGAGGATACAGGACCTCCCGCAACACCAGTTCCCccagacgacgaagaagaagcccaagaagccacccgcgccgccgcgcaAGAAGCCCGAGCTAGAGAACTGGCTGAGGGGCAATCTGCACAACGCGACAAAAAAGACGTTTCAGCGTCACGTTGAGAAGATTCTGTGCGTTGCCGCGTCGCCGGACGGCAAGTACGTCGTCACGGGCGGTGAGGACCGCAGGCTCATCATCTACGACGCCGAGACCCTCAAGCCCATCCGCGTCTTCACCCACCACCGCGATGCTGTCACCGGCCTCGCCTTTCGCCGCGGCACGAACCAGCTCTACTCTTGCTCAAAGGACCGAACGGTCAAAGTATGGAGCTTGGACGAGCTGGCCTACATCGAGACCCTGTTCGGTCATCAGGACGAGATTGTCGACATCGACGCTCTTGCTCAGGAGCGCTGCGTCAGTGTAGGCGCCCGCGACCGGACAGCACGTCTGTGgaaggtcgccgaggagacaCAGCTCGTCTTCCGTGGAGGCGCCGTGGACAAGAAGTCTCGCCCAGACGTCGACCCGCGCTCGCTGCCACACGAGGGCAGCATGGACCGTGTCGCCATGATCGATGACGAGCTCTTCGTCACGGGTAGCGACAACGGCTCCCTCGCCCTCTGGAGCGTCACGAAAAAGAAACCTCTCCACATTTTTCCTATGGCCCACGGCCTGGAACAACCCCTCCGCCCGGATGAGGCTTCGGCGGACCATAACCCAGACCCGAAGATTGTGCCCCCGCCGCAACCGCGGTGGATCACGGCGCTTAAGACGATCCCCTACTCGGACGTCATCCTTAGCGGAAGCTGGGATGGCTGCATAAGGGTATGGCGTCTAAGCGAGGACAAGCGAAAGATTGAAGTAGCGGGTGTTCTCACATCGGAGGCCGAGCAGGCGGCTTCGAAAGCCGCCAAGGGGAAGTCAGAAGATGCCGCAGGCGGCTTGAAGGGAGTGATTAACGACATTGCCATCTTCGAACGTGGTGATCGCGGCCAAGATGGCATCTGCGTCGTGGCGGCCGTGGGCAAGGAGCACAGGCTTGGCAGATGGCAGATGCGCAAGGGTAAAGGGAAGAACGGAGGATACGTTTTTGAGGTGCCCAAGGTGTTGAAAAAGCCGGAAGTGAACGGCAACAATAATGACGCATCGAATTCGGAAAGCGAGTAA